A stretch of Gossypium hirsutum isolate 1008001.06 chromosome A06, Gossypium_hirsutum_v2.1, whole genome shotgun sequence DNA encodes these proteins:
- the LOC107961656 gene encoding thermospermine synthase ACAULIS5-like (The RefSeq protein has 2 substitutions compared to this genomic sequence), which translates to MGEAVEIFYPNGFSKICNGTTKNQPPVDETHQFDSWYEEEIDEDLKWSFALKSVLYKGSSEYQDIALLDTKRFGKVLVIDGKMQSAEVDEFIYHECLIHPALLFHSNPKTVFVMGGGEGSAAREALRHKFIDEVVMCDIDEEVVNFCRRYLTVNRDAFCNKKLNLVINDAKAELEKRTEKFDIIVGDLADPVEGGPCYQLYTKSFYEKILKPKLNENGIFVTQAGPAGIFTHKEVFSSIYHTIRQVFKYVLAYTAHVPSFADTWGWVMASDQPFSIGAEETDKRIAERVDGELLYLNGSSFLSSATMNKTVYLSLLNETHVYTEENARFIPGHGLGNHL; encoded by the exons ATGGGTGAGGCTGTTGAGATCTTTTATCCAAATGGTTTCTCTAAAATCTGTAATGGAACAACAAAGAACCAACCACCTGTTGACGAGACTCGCCAGTTTGATTCTTGGTATGAAGAGGAAATTGATGAGGATCTCAAATGGTCCTTTGCTTTGAaaag TGTACTGTATAAAGGTTCTAGTGAGTATCAAGATATAGCCCTTTTGGACACTAAACGTTTTGGCAAG GTATTGGTGATTGATGGGAAAATGCAAAGTGCCGAAGTTGATGAATTTATTTACCATGAATGCTTAATTCATCCAGCTCTTTTGTTCCACTCGAA CCCCAAAACTGTGTTTGTAATGGGGGGAGGGGAAGGGTCTGCAGCAAGGGAAGCACTCAGGCATAAATTTATTGATGAAGTTGTAATGTGTGATATTGATGAG GAAGTGGTCAATTTCTGCCGCAGGTACCTGACTGTGAACCGTGATGCATTTTGCAACAAAAAGCTTAACCTTGTTATTAATGATGCCAA GGCTGAACTGGAGAAGAGGACTGAGAAATTTGATATCATAGTTGGAGATTTAGCAGATCCTGTTGAAGGAGGGCCTTGCTATCAACTTTATACAAAATCATTTTATGAGAAAATTCTTAAGCCCAAACTCAATGAAAATGGCATTTTTGTCACTCAG GCTGGCCCAGCTGGAATATTCACTCACAAGGAGGTCTTTTCCTCTATATACCACACAATCAGGCAGGTTTTCAAGT ATGTGTTGGCATACACAGCTCATGTGCCATCCTTTGCTGATACATGGGGATGGGTTATG GCCTCGGATCAACCATTCTCCATTGGTGCTGAAGAAATTGACAAGAGGATTGCTGAAAGAGTAGATGGTGAATTACTCTACTTGAATGGCTCTTCATTCCTTTCCTCTGCAACCATGAACAAGACTGTTTATCTATC GCTGTTGAACGAAACCCATGTCTACACTGAGGAAAATGCGAGATTTATACCAGGACATGGATTGGGTAACCACCTTTGA